CAACAGAGTCATATCATTTAGCAATAATTCATAATGTGTCTTTAACAACTTCAGATGCACACAGTCACCACGATGGAGAGAAGTCagcttttcaatttcatttaacTAAATTCTTGTTGCTCTTGTACAGACACATGTGATTGTCATCAGAGTCATTGGCTGCACATACATTAACTTGTTCCCACAAGGTAATTATCTCGTGTGCTCAAAATGTTTATCGTGTGGGAACAAGTTTTTATCTAGATGTATTATCGAGATAAACAAAAATTCACCTGTCTGGACTTTTCTGTAATATTCTTTGTGGAGACCAAGACACACAATCAAACCATCACTGTCAATAATATCACTGAACCCAAATCTAATACAAGTCTGATATTCATGTCCACGTGTTGATTTCTCATCGGTTCACATTGTGTCTCATCTGTGATTCACATTAACTCATCCTAAGCTTTAGGTACAAATAATGCTCCCATTGATAATCACTAAGTGTTATTGGCTCCAATGATCTGTTGGAGAAGGCGTCTTTATTATCAGTCCCATTAACAGAGACAGAAGATCGAGTTATTCATATCTCTGTGATGACTCAGAAACATTTCTGTATCTTTAAGGAATCATTGCCATGTTAATACAAAGTTCCAGAAACggatcattttaaatataagGATATATTTTCAATACTTTGAGGAGAAGTGGCTGTAGTCCATGACTGTCTGACGTTCTCTTTGTCAGGTGGCTGTAAGTGGATCAGGACTCCTGCCATCGTGTATTCCACACATGTGGCCACCACGCTGGTGCCGATCCTAGCCCACATCCTTTTCTATCAGTTCCCTATGAAACCCCACCCAGGGCCCCAGACTGTGCAGGAGCGCTGGCTGCTGGTCTCCATCTATGCTCCTTACCTGCTGGTGCCTGTGCTTCTGCTCCTCACCATGCTGCTGTCCTCCACATACAACTCCACCTGCAAGTCTGGGAATGCATCAGCCAAGACCAAGAAGAAGAACTGACTCATCCCCATCGTCTGCTTTACTCTGAAATCAAAAGATATTTATCTACATTTCTGAATGTCCTGTTTATATGATATACTATGATCTGAGAAGCTGTGTTTTGTACTGCAAAACTTGTATTTTGAAGAAGTGCCATTGTTAAAGCAGCGAAATTAggattttaaatgtgaagaaCTGAACTCTTTTTAACCACTACACAACTACACTTTATTATGCAACTTTTACGATTCATTACTAAAACTGCAATAAACAAAAGTAAtttaaactaaaaatgtttctACTTATCACAACTCCATTAAAATCCCCGACCTAATGTGATGATGGCTGGATGGAAATCTTTTGCTTTGAGTTACTATTTCCTTCGACAGATAAATGAATGTTACTACTTTCCTCATACAACATGTATAACATGTTAACTGGACTGCATTAATGAAGTGTTTGTCTAGTAATAACCACACAAAGCACTTAACACTGggagtcacattcacccatttatACACTCGCGTATGTCAGGGTCTTTCccgaggacacttcagcacagaCTGGAGGTGCTGGGGATCAAACTGcttctacctcctgagccacagacgCCAGAACAACAGTATAATTGTGGCGAGCTAGTTGTACAGTTGTTTTTCTAGTATTCAGTGAAGCTAGCTGTTTTTGTGGGAAACTAGACCTTGTagcttcttttcattttctacgGGTCTAGAACTGTTTCTTGTGTTGTTATACAAAGTGCTAATGTTCAATGCCTTTTATATTACGCTCCTTTTTCACCGCAGACATATGGACAGAAAGGTGTAATAACATTAACCATGTCCTACGTGTTCAAGTGCATCATCTGCTGCTTCATGTGCTGTTTCGCTGTTTTGCTGTCGCATCTATTTGTTATGTTTGTGGTGGGAGGTTTGTCTGGACATTAGGTGAGTCGGGGTACTTACACACTTTTGCACACACAGCGTAACATGTGTAATAGACACACAAGCGTTATTGGTTGGTGTCACCCGTGTATTTTGGAGAGCTGCTTCTTTAGATAAGTTAGTTTGGCATtgtggttgttttattttaagaataGACGTATcttgttgttttaatttcagttttttgaCACCAACCACCTTGTCCTCACCTCCCTCATGTTTGTAAAACCTTCCCTTTGTTTGACCACACACTTctaaataaacacttttttcaCTCACACCTTTTGACTTCGTCAACTATTTCGGTtgtcctgtgtttgtctctttttattaaaaaaagggaCTTAAACAACCAGAGAGAGACAATATGGTGTTAATCTTAAAAAAGGGTTTTCTGCAGTGTTGTACTTTGACACAAATTTCCCTGAACCTTGCATAAGAACACATGATTGTTGCAGTACTCAGCATATTCAAGTACATGGCCCTTATTGACACATGGACTTTGTATTTCAGTTGGCAAAGTTAACATGCAgctgttaaaaataatattacagGCTGCACTGCCAAtgtgaaaaggtcaaaggtcatataTCAAACAGTGTATTCACTATCACTGGAggacaaatagttttttttgaTGAGGGGGAGCCTTTGTTTAAATATCCTGTTTCTATATTGGTACATATTATACTAGTTATATGATATAAGCATAAGTACTCATTTACTTTTACTAAAAagggtaaatgtaaaaaagttaATGAGGTATTTTATCTGTTATGTGTCTCACAATACAGGCCTtgttatatacagtatgttgagGACGGTATTGTATGTGTttgcagccaccagggggcgttaGATCTAGACAGAGTGTAGCCTGTGTTCAACAGCAAGCATGATTTATACATACATGTGCAATCGAGTTATTGTTTATCCACAACTCGACTACTGTGTTTACaacatcatgtgacatcataAACGTAATGGAACACACCATCTGAGCAGCTCATCacagtttcctcctgtttcaCCTCAACTCTCTTTGTTGCAAACGATCAAAACGATGATAAATAAGTGTAAGAAACTTTCCGTGTCTCAGAGGTTGTCAGACACTTTAATGtaacatgcaaacaaaaaaaaacactccagaTCTATTTctagatatttttttatataaatactaaTCTAAAACGATCTTGGGACTTCTGGTAAACTGCGGCAAACACATTTGATATTTCCctataatatatagtataatgTAAATGTTAGATAAACATCTAATGGTTATTGcttccaagaaaaaaaagaagctaacatAACACTTCAGCAGCTTCAGTAGGCGGACTAACACTTGCGGCGGAAGGACATGTGTACAGCTGGCCTGCGCGGAGGGATAGAGTATAAAGCAGGAGCGCGGTGGTGGGTCTCAGTATTGTTTGAGACATCAGCTGGGTGATGAGACAGACCTGTCCCTGCGTCTCGACTCTGTCTCTCAGCAGCTCTCCGTGGAGGACACAGTGTTCACGGTGAGGAAGCACCCGAGGGGACGGTGTCTTCGGGAGGACAGACATGTGTCCCATGGACTCGGACGTCCCGTTGGAGAAGACACAGGATGAGGACTAACGCCTCCAGACGAGTGTTGACAGTCGTGCTGCGTCCTTGTCATTGATGCTAACACGCTagctcgctgctgctgcttcgaCATCCCGCTGTAACGCGTGAATTCCGGATCGAAGGCGGACGGAGCGGTTCGGTGTGAGCCCGCCTGCTAACGTCACCGACACCGTTAGCATGTTCGCAGAGACCCGCTGACTGGACATGGGCCGCGACGCTGGCTGCAGCCACAGGGTAACATCACAGTCGGGCTAGCTCGGTGTCCGCTTCGCCGTTGGCACGGTCACATGTCCGGCGGGCTTGGCATCATGTAGACTGTCCCCGTGGACAGCTCCGGTGACTGGTGACACTCAGTGTTAGCGGGCGAAGCCGGACGGCAGCTCTCCCACTGGGTCAAACACTGACAGCTGGCGCGGGTGAAGCTAAGCTCCGAATGGTCGCTGGTCATGCCCAAAGCCGTCTGGTCCGCGTGACAATACAAACATCCCGACCCACTCGCAGGGCAAGTGAATGCACCATGTCCTGACTGCATCTCTTATTCATGCAACGATCCGCATCAGAGCTACTTGACATGAAATAACTCGCTGTGCACGAAGCAGCATCGCCAGCACCGAGTGCATCATCCGCTCCGGGACGGTTCTGTGAAGAGGAGGGTCGACACTCGAGGCGTCAGCTGGACCGTTCGACCCACTCACAATGGAGACGGTGGGAGATTTCGAGTACAGCAGAAAAGACCTGGTCGGTCACGGAGCGTTTGCTGTGGTGTTCAGAGGAAGACACAGGAAGGTAAAGCAATGGCTGATGTTGTGCAATGTTTACTTCTCTCGtctccatcttctcttctcgcaggaaataaaaacaaggagGGCAGCTTCGTTTGTAAATCTGGGTCATTTAGCAGCAGTGCAGTTCTGCAGCACTGCATGTGGGCTGTCACCATTTTTCAGGGTGGTAATATTCACTGCCACTTTAATGACGACACATCCAGATGCAGCCTGATGTCATGTGCAGTACAGTGACAGTGGATTTCAGTGTTATTTCACCTGCCTGCTGTTGTGTAAGTTGTATGTGATCTTGGTTCATTCATGAAACGGATGAGTCAGGCAGCACTGAATGACTTGCTGACGTACTGAGGCAGGGTGGGGGGCTGAGGtgcagtgtttttcctttgCCATGTTTAAAGGATGCGAGCCCTCCTTATGTAAGAGTGGCACAAGGTTCATTCCTACTGAAGCCACAAAACCTACGTCTCCATCGATGTAATGCTCAGAAATGGAATTAGATAGTTACATCTGAATAATTACATTTGAGTTGTGTGTAATTTTCTGTCACAGGACACGAGGATAgtttgtttgtgcgtgtgtgacagAGATGCAGGAGGTGACATCATATTGCCCCCGTTGCTGCTGGGTTGAAACAGATGCTCCTGAATTGCTCAATGAAATCCTATGAATTCAAAATATAACTGGGAGCCTGGACACTGAACTGAATGGAGCACTGTAAACACAGTCACTCTTCGTTACATGACTCAGCTTCACTGGAACATGTAACCACACATTGCTCACATGCCCCCCTGTCATGTTTCAAACAGATGAGCCATGTGATCAACATATCATCTGCATGACCTCAACAGATCAAGCTCCACCTTGGAGGAATCGGAATTTTATTGTCACCTGCATGGATGACTTCATTGCTCAGACGGTGCTTAAATGGGCTCTTGTTACACTGTTATATcaagttattattaatatgcATAGGCTCAATGCAGATCAGCTAATAGAGTcagcagctgtgtttttttacatcaacaGTCAAAATCAAAGTTATTATTTAGTAAACTGATGTAAGCAGCTGTTATGGCATGTGGAGCATGTCAATTTTAGatatgttaaaggttcagtgtgtagaatttagtgacatctagtggtgaaatttcatgttgcagctgaatacccctcggTGAAaaccttcagttttcataaaaactcaaatggtgttaaaaaaaaaacatagcggCCCCCGTAGAGAGGAAActctgtgaaaacatcattaggattattttaaattaaatttctgccaatagatccccttcacctaaatcttacacactgaacctttaaaccctCCCCTGACCAGATTGACTTTCTCCAAGATATAGGAAGCGCTCGTATCGTTACCAGTGAGGCTTTTTACTTATGGCTAAGTGCGGTTTCTTTTCAAGTAGATAGAAAGAATAACAATATTTCATCAAACAACATTTCTCTTTCCTTGCATTTCTATGGATTGTgacccatttttttctctgggtGTGTGTTGGCAGCTCAGTCACACTTGGCTGAACGGGTTGCCAGTGAGATGGGGATGGATGCTGCTCTGTTGGCCTTGTATTACGCCAGCCTCTAGGCGGTGTGCACCCGCAGAACAAGAACATCTCCTATTAACCTAGATTCATGTGGAAAGCATGTCGCTTTATTCTCAGAATTCCTTCAATGGTTGTCAACTTCATTTGACTTGTGTTTTTTCCTTAAAGGCATAGAAACAGTCAAGTACTCTGTTGGATCGATTTCCATGTCCTTAGTTGGATGTTTGCATGTGCAGCACATGTCCTGAGTGCCTGTCAGCTCACATGAGCTCCATAAGTCTCTTTATACCTGCTCTAGGAGCTCAACTGAAAATAGCTGCCCAGAGAAAAAATAGGTCCCTCTCCTCGAACTTAAATTTTAGCGTAAGCAGTCTGGCTAGTGTCTTCTCTGTCATCTGAGTGCCTCGTCATTCAGCATGTCATTCAGAGCAAAAGTGACCTGGTGTTACTGTGCCGGCTCAAATTTCTTACATCCTGCGAAGCCACCCAGCTTGGCTTTAAGTACACACACGTTGTGACTTGATCCACTCACGTCAAATGATATCAAAAAGGTACAGTCAGTAGGGCTGGGTAATATGGTTAGAACCCAACATTATATAATACTCATGATCTGAATATAAGTTTTTATCATGTCATTCAGAATCACAGTTTGACCactccccttctctcttttaaaaaCTTAACAAAGTAAATTTAACGCAGATTACTTTTAACTGACTAATGTACTTTTATTAGATTACATTTTTACACCAGTAATTCTGCTTCTGCTTTGAAGTAATTGTACATTTAAATTGACTCTAGTAAAAGGTGTCCACAGAcaaggagaagctgcagcatcACAGCCAAAGtagcactttttatttttattggaagtcaaataataataaaaaaaaaaacaattcagatcttaaaaattacaaaaatatgaAGGAATAGATGGGTGGCTCTACCAAAGACTAATTGTTTGGTGTTAAGAGTAATAAGACTTTAATGGTTTGGCTCATGAGACATACTGACAGTTGTTATATAACTTGAAAATAATGCCTCAGGAGGAATACatatattatgtgtgtgtgtgtcacattattaaaaagtCTGTCTGTCAAGTTTTAATCTGTGACCTTTCTGTCCTGGTCTCTGTTCTACAGAAGACCGATTGGGAGGTGGCTATTAAGTGCATTAATAAGAAGAACCTGTCCAAGTCCCAGATCCTTCTCGGCAAGGAAATCAAAATCCTGAAGGTGAGCATGATTCCTCTCACTTACCTCCTCTGTGTGCTGCGAGAATGATTCACATTGACCTTGTGTGAGTCTGCACCTTTGACATAGAGGAGAGTTGACTTCCCTGCTAGAGACATCAATGGCAGGGATTCCATTAGCTGCTGTAGCCGAATTAATGCACACGCTAATGCATTTTGTATTCATCTCTGTTTTTACTCAGGAGCTGCAGCATGAAAACATCGTGGCACTTTACGATGTCCAGGTAGGACGTTTATCTTTTCTGCATTAAATGAAAGTTTACCAAGAGCATCCCTGTAATACACACTCAAAgtgcactttattaggaacaccagGACACCATATTCATGCAATTATCCAATATGACAGTGGAGCAGGAGCAGTACCATGTATCAGTCCTGCAGGCCAGGAGCTTGAGTTTATGTTCATATCAAACATCACTAAGATGAAAAATGTAACCTCAGTGACTTTAATTGTGGTTTGACTGTTTGTGTCAATGGTCCAAGCTGGTGATGTGATCTTGTGGGGAATGTGTTCTTGACTCACTTCAAACCTTAatcacttaaagggatagttcaatgaaaaatgaaaatgcatctatcatctactcaccactatgcactggaggggtgggtgaaagtgtttgagtccacaaaacattacTGGAGTCTCAGAAGTAAACTTTGTAGCAGCCGATACAATTGAAGTGGGGACTCCTCCTTCAGACATACAGTAgagaaaacataacatgcctccatccTGCTCGTGTGGCGTCACCCCCCAACATTCAAGTTCCACTCGAAACAAGATCATCTGCATCGTGTTTTAAGCCTGAATATTCACTGATATCTTCCTACAAAGGTGCATTCACAGACCCTCGGGCACACTACGTCTGCTAGTTTATCTACTTCCAGTTGACATTAAGGCTTAAAAcaaatgaccttgtttcgagTTGAACATGAATTtcagggcttgcagacacttgggtGATGCCACACCCTGTGTTGACATGACAGAaatcctctctgcctctgttgtCTGTAACATTCACTGAGCTGGTCTGGTGCAGCTTTAGCCACAGAGTCTTCCTGTCCCTTTTCCCCTCCTCTGTATTGATCTGTCTGCTGGTAGCCAGTGTAATGGTGTGCATTTCTTCTTCGGTAGACCTCGGTGTATTGCATCCCCTTCGTGACTAAGTCCAACTGGGATCTaccacttttctttttatcccTTGTCATTGTTTCCATTCCTTATTCAAGTTCCTTCATTCAtcagcagttgttgttgttgttatggtTGATTACACTTCCAACACGAGGCAgttgcaaaaatgaaaataacaaaatcatGAGACCTCggagttaatacatcacttcctgcctatGTCTGCGGCGCCCGGTtgctccacctcttgcctgaataatgcagaggatttgatgctaTTGTGAACGTTTGTGCCGAAAACGCTGCGTTGAACAGGATTCCAGTAAAGGAATTTGATAGATGGCAAAGTTCAACCCAAATAACCAATTCATTTCCACTGTAGGGTTATGGCAGTAAAACTTCATATCAATTTGAAGATGTGACAAAGATATTTTAGTCATATCAAACAGATTTTGGTCCTGTGACGGTTATGTCATCTACATTTTTTCTTGGACTAGCAAAGCTTAAACCCAATTCTATATCACAATTTCTTCTGTGAGCTCACACAACTGACGGTTCACAGTGCTCTGTGTGTATAGTGGCACTATATTCACTAGGCTGCATTGTGACGGTGTGGACACTGAATAAACACTGAGTACAACTGCTCATGTCCCTTTGTACTTTAGATTTGTTTGAAGTAAGGTGTTAAAACACCACCGTACTATCTCAGGACTTTTTACCTCTGCAGATTTTCAGTGTACTGTATGCCTGACTTCAGCATCGttgaataaagttaaaatatatagaatattaTTCTGTattaatatagaaaaatatcattttaatataTGGAGTTATTATATAAAGGTAACTATCAGTGATATTTGGTAGGTTCTATTTAAATCATATGTCGAATTAAACTAATAAGACATACACATGtttaaatacataataataataataataatgtatgcgtcTGTTTTTTGTGAATGCTGTTAACTTCAGCTACCTTCCTGGCTCTCAGAAAAGAAGTGCACTGACAAAAGACTGCAGCGCTGGTGGTGGGAGTACGTGCGCCCATGACAGATTGAAGGTGTTTATTCACGGCACTTTAGTTTGTTGGAGCTCTGCTCGTTTGCTGCTTTTAATGACAGTCTAAAAGGCACAGCTGAGCAGCTCCAGGTCCTCCTTCATGGAGCTGCTAATGTTAAGCAagctgcagcagtgtgaggTAGATGGGTCTAATTATAAGGTGTCCTATGTCAGAGCCccatgactctctctctctctctctctcctctcatcattCTGCACTGTGCAGCTCCACCACTGCAGATAATAGtttattctttttctgttttaacattaaaacttaattatgattttcatttgatttcagGCTGAAGATTCTTCACTGTCAATCCTTCAAAATGTCCCTTAAAATCATTAGGGCACCTTCCATGTGCCTTGAGGAGACCGTTGCGATATCACAGTCTCAGTTTTACTGTACAGTAGTATAAGTAGTGATACCCAGAATTTGTAGTTGATTTGTCCCTTAACCTGAATATATATCAACCATGTGGATTTCTTATTTCCTCTGCTCCTGATATAAACTGAACCATAAATAAATCGGTGGAGATTGGTGTTGTTGTAAAAGGTAAACGGGAGAAGAGGGAGGTGGACTTTGTTTATAAAGTGTTTGAGTGAAATTGCTCTTGAGGAACATTGTGTTCTTGCCAGAGAGGGGCCCCCCCAGCccggtgtgtgtttttgtgagtccTAATTACACAAGGTATTGAGGCAGAACTGACATGGAGAGGGCTGAAAGGAAAGAGTGGCAGTACATGTTCTGGGATACTTTCAAGGGGGGTTTCTGGAGCTCATTGAGTTTTCCTAGAAAACTTGTAGTATGAACCTCCCTGGTCTCTGTCCAACATTCCTTTACAGAGATTTGCTTTCCATGTATTTAACAGGctgggacaaaaaaaaatcacatgaaaagtTACTGCTCACTAAGGCACAGTCACACACTTGTGCCTTTTTACACTGAAATCGCCAGTCGACCAGTTTGTCCTTGTCTTCAGACTGATGTTCAGTTGCTAGCTGCTGTACAGAATGCTCTCCTCATTTGTGTGTTAAGAATGTGGCCTCATCAGCATATGTGTCTGAGTcacataagaaaaaaacaaataatcctGACCTTTTGTCCTCAGAACATAACAAGTGTTCCATGTGTCATCTGACATTGTGTGCTGGTGCTATGACAAAGTGCGGAATACTTGCCACTTGCGTGACAAAAGCACGTCAGCTCTCCATAAATGCttaacccctcctcctctcttgtaaacacacaagcacgcacataTGCAACCACGCGCACACAGtctccccagctcctccaccatCCCATCCCCCATGTTGTTATATAACTTTTCACTCCTGGAGTTGAAGTGTGACGCAATATCTGAATGAATAACCAGCaacactgttgttgttttgtagCTCACACTGACCCTTGGAAGTTCTGAGTGCTTTTGTGCCACATATTTTTCGGTGCCTGTGTATTGTGTTGTTCGATTTCACATCTCGGGATAACAAAAACATCCTCTAAATCCAACCTACAGATTTGGTTGCTTGCGAAACAGCTTCTTCCTGTTGCATGAGTGTGACATGGTTATGATGACAGGGGTGTTATTTATATCATAGTTGTTTTGGAATGTTTATGCTGGAAGGGAATGTTTTTGAGACCAAGCTCTCATTTTACAGCAACTCATCAATGTCCAAAGTCCAGTAGCTTTATTCCAGATGTGGCccatgtgtgacagtgtgtccTCTCCAGAAAACATTAGTTCTTGTAAACACGTTGATCACTTGTCAATTTCATTACT
The Paralichthys olivaceus isolate ysfri-2021 chromosome 11, ASM2471397v2, whole genome shotgun sequence genome window above contains:
- the tmem97 gene encoding sigma intracellular receptor 2 → MSVRVLELIFFFYFASHIPITLLIDLQALLPGHVYPQPLKDLLSWYAEEYKDPMMLDPPVWFKSFIFCESLLQTPFFPIAAYAFLKGGCKWIRTPAIVYSTHVATTLVPILAHILFYQFPMKPHPGPQTVQERWLLVSIYAPYLLVPVLLLLTMLLSSTYNSTCKSGNASAKTKKKN